The following are encoded in a window of Ruminiclostridium herbifermentans genomic DNA:
- a CDS encoding LytR/AlgR family response regulator transcription factor has translation MINLAILDDELRVLGEYEKKFSKSWFEKNDVDGEILLVTSSPNEFISTVLKGLVNVCIIDVNLNSNTNGMSLAKHLRKLGYSCEIIFMTGCLEYIQQAFEVQAYNFIPKPGWSMLEKTLINLSKENKTTKRNIIDIKCNHEIFFIPIEDITHIERVQTKTNVYTQSNSSIYSTYEGLEQLVNRMNDSRFKRCHRSTFVNVEFVFSLDQKRKVLTLTNGEYCDIGPKYYDNFKTQQNWRNFLCL, from the coding sequence ATGATTAATTTAGCAATATTAGATGATGAACTAAGAGTTCTTGGGGAATATGAAAAAAAATTCTCGAAAAGCTGGTTTGAAAAAAATGATGTTGATGGTGAAATACTCTTGGTAACATCATCACCAAATGAATTTATATCAACAGTATTAAAAGGGTTAGTTAATGTATGCATTATTGATGTTAATTTAAATAGTAATACAAATGGCATGTCTCTAGCTAAGCATTTAAGAAAATTGGGGTATAGTTGCGAAATTATTTTTATGACAGGTTGCCTAGAATATATTCAGCAAGCTTTTGAAGTACAGGCATATAACTTTATTCCAAAACCAGGATGGTCAATGCTTGAAAAAACCTTAATAAATCTCTCAAAAGAAAATAAAACTACTAAGAGGAATATTATAGATATTAAATGTAACCACGAAATATTTTTTATTCCCATTGAAGACATAACTCATATTGAGAGAGTTCAAACAAAAACAAATGTTTATACACAATCAAATAGTAGTATATATTCAACATATGAAGGATTAGAACAACTAGTAAACAGGATGAATGACTCCCGTTTTAAGCGATGCCACCGTTCAACATTTGTAAATGTTGAATTCGTATTTAGTTTAGATCAAAAAAGAAAAGTTTTGACATTAACAAATGGGGAATACTGCGATATTGGCCCCAAATATTATGATAATTTTAAAACACAACAAAATTGGAGGAATTTCTTATGTTTGTAA
- a CDS encoding helix-turn-helix domain-containing protein — protein MKIGEQIKKIRKEKQLSQKEVSKRANISQNFLSEIENGKSCGISTIESICSALGITLSFLFKEEYEDMNYSITTDISSELQEIGIEYIALAKEFKDKNIPPEVVKKILDAFSSYDK, from the coding sequence ATGAAAATTGGTGAACAGATTAAAAAAATAAGAAAAGAAAAGCAGCTTTCTCAGAAAGAAGTATCTAAGAGGGCTAATATATCTCAAAACTTTCTCAGTGAAATAGAAAATGGCAAATCATGTGGAATATCTACTATTGAAAGTATTTGCTCTGCTTTAGGAATAACATTGTCGTTCCTCTTTAAAGAAGAATATGAAGATATGAATTATAGTATAACTACTGATATTTCATCTGAGTTACAAGAAATCGGCATTGAATATATAGCACTAGCCAAAGAATTTAAAGATAAAAACATACCACCTGAGGTGGTTAAAAAAATACTTGATGCATTTTCTTCATATGATAAATAA
- a CDS encoding helix-turn-helix domain-containing protein encodes MLKLNLKQIRKRKRLTQSQFAEMLGISQNYLCELENGKSFPSGDKLEQLSLKLNIPVSKLIKNNLDESNEIIA; translated from the coding sequence ATGTTAAAACTAAACTTAAAACAAATCCGCAAAAGAAAAAGACTAACTCAATCACAATTTGCAGAAATGTTAGGAATTTCACAAAATTATCTCTGCGAACTGGAAAACGGAAAGAGTTTCCCAAGCGGAGATAAGCTAGAACAACTATCACTAAAATTAAACATCCCTGTATCCAAATTAATAAAAAACAATTTAGATGAATCTAATGAAATTATAGCATAA
- a CDS encoding helix-turn-helix domain-containing protein encodes MKNDELPMLLTPKDVKEYLDISHDQVYRLFRSKKFPAERSGKGKYIIPKPRFLKWLGVENN; translated from the coding sequence TTGAAAAATGATGAACTACCAATGTTACTGACACCTAAAGATGTAAAGGAATATCTTGATATATCCCATGATCAAGTTTATAGGCTATTTAGAAGTAAAAAGTTTCCTGCAGAACGGTCAGGTAAAGGGAAATACATAATCCCAAAGCCAAGATTTCTAAAATGGCTTGGAGTTGAAAATAATTAA
- a CDS encoding AbrB/MazE/SpoVT family DNA-binding domain-containing protein yields the protein MTRKATGVVRKVDDLGRVVLPIELRRTFGIEEKDALEIYVDEETIILKKYEPACIFCNEAKNVEAYKGKNICCNCISELKRGS from the coding sequence ATGACTAGAAAAGCAACAGGAGTAGTTAGAAAAGTAGATGACTTAGGAAGAGTAGTATTGCCAATTGAGCTTCGTAGAACGTTTGGAATTGAGGAGAAGGACGCTTTAGAAATTTATGTTGATGAAGAAACAATTATTTTGAAGAAATACGAGCCTGCATGTATCTTCTGCAATGAAGCAAAAAACGTTGAAGCATACAAGGGAAAGAATATCTGCTGTAACTGCATAAGTGAATTAAAGAGGGGAAGTTAA
- a CDS encoding ParB/RepB/Spo0J family partition protein encodes MLQNIDINKLRNHPKNPRKELGDLTELAESIKTRGVLQNLTVVPWFCFDTGVGADDPKVQEEMGYFVVIGNRRLAAAKLAGLTELPCIVSDMDYKTQLATMLLENMQRSDLNIYEQAQGFQMMLDLGESINNISEKTGFSESTVRRRVKLLELDSDKLKKSVERGASLLDYMELDKIHDISLRNSVLDKIGTPNFKWELQSAIEKEKKEKQRTFIISELQKFAKKTEDTADLITIKNYFPSEYDQKIEVPDDAQDTEYFYYETGWGAIQLCRRQDEINERDNEDDEAQRMRQDREKKLVELRELTHQAYNLRLSFAKQITSTKAKKNIRTIVEYLLRKGTAEYFDFGIDLNSIKEYFNIEVDGDDEEELKYDDIADDIAKQPELSLFAMVYLSLESTQNRYYNWNGEYENDEDSNLVYDFLTKLGYEMSEEEKALRDGTHKLFSNSEC; translated from the coding sequence ATGTTACAAAACATTGATATAAATAAGCTGAGAAATCACCCAAAAAATCCACGAAAAGAACTTGGGGATTTGACGGAGCTTGCAGAAAGTATTAAAACTAGGGGAGTTTTACAAAACTTGACGGTAGTGCCTTGGTTCTGCTTTGATACAGGTGTCGGAGCAGATGACCCAAAGGTACAAGAGGAAATGGGGTATTTCGTTGTAATTGGGAATAGACGTCTTGCAGCTGCAAAACTTGCAGGGCTAACAGAATTACCTTGTATAGTATCAGATATGGATTACAAGACACAGTTAGCAACAATGCTGCTTGAAAATATGCAACGTAGCGATTTAAATATATACGAGCAGGCGCAAGGTTTTCAAATGATGCTCGACCTTGGAGAGTCAATAAACAACATATCAGAAAAGACCGGATTCTCAGAATCAACAGTAAGGCGAAGAGTAAAGTTACTAGAACTTGATAGCGATAAATTAAAAAAATCAGTAGAGCGTGGTGCTTCACTTCTAGACTACATGGAACTAGATAAGATTCATGATATATCACTAAGAAACAGTGTATTAGACAAAATAGGTACACCTAATTTTAAATGGGAGCTGCAGAGTGCTATCGAAAAAGAAAAAAAGGAAAAACAGAGGACATTTATTATTTCTGAGCTTCAGAAATTTGCAAAAAAGACAGAAGATACAGCAGATCTTATCACTATAAAAAACTACTTCCCATCTGAATACGATCAGAAAATTGAAGTACCCGACGATGCTCAAGACACAGAATACTTCTACTATGAAACTGGTTGGGGAGCAATTCAACTATGCAGAAGACAAGATGAAATTAATGAGAGAGACAATGAAGATGACGAAGCGCAAAGAATGCGACAAGACAGAGAAAAAAAGCTAGTTGAATTAAGAGAACTGACACATCAAGCTTATAATCTAAGACTTAGCTTTGCAAAACAAATAACTAGCACTAAGGCTAAAAAAAATATTAGAACAATAGTTGAGTACTTACTACGTAAAGGAACAGCCGAATATTTTGATTTTGGCATTGATCTTAATTCTATAAAAGAATATTTCAATATAGAGGTTGATGGAGATGATGAAGAGGAATTAAAATATGACGACATAGCAGATGATATTGCAAAACAGCCGGAACTTAGTTTATTTGCGATGGTATATCTATCACTTGAATCAACTCAAAACCGCTATTATAACTGGAATGGAGAATATGAAAATGATGAAGATTCAAACTTAGTCTATGATTTTTTAACAAAGCTAGGATATGAAATGTCAGAAGAGGAAAAAGCACTTCGAGACGGAACGCATAAACTATTTTCAAATAGCGAGTGTTGA
- a CDS encoding rolling circle replication-associated protein: MPYSNSYTLENYEVIYDIQYEDSIEEKIEALRDKNIKKYRVKTIKSGQMLECEIYPIWKTGNKDIRMKKKKPSREVQKNLNDKNTKKKIIRLINTNFTNEDIWATFTYDSKHLPGSPEQAKKDMQNYIRRLNRYVRKNKLPALKYIYVTEYEEDEKKGKKRVHHHIVMNFRDRDAAEKIWDKGGRTHSRRLQTDDYGLEGLARYITKDSKNSKRYTTSRNLEKPKITIADSKMTKRKAERIARDQNLASDIFEKLYEGYIFNDIDIKYSKFVSGAYLYVRMRQRDKPHMREKNRKSKGGLEIA; this comes from the coding sequence GTGCCGTATAGTAACAGCTATACCCTAGAAAATTATGAGGTCATATATGACATTCAATATGAAGATAGCATAGAGGAAAAAATAGAAGCTCTGAGAGATAAAAATATTAAGAAATATAGAGTAAAAACAATAAAGAGCGGTCAAATGCTGGAATGTGAAATATATCCTATATGGAAAACAGGTAATAAAGATATCAGGATGAAGAAAAAAAAGCCTAGTAGAGAAGTGCAAAAAAATTTGAATGACAAAAACACAAAGAAAAAAATTATAAGGTTAATAAATACAAATTTCACTAATGAGGATATATGGGCTACATTTACATACGATAGTAAACATTTACCGGGCAGTCCGGAGCAGGCCAAAAAGGATATGCAAAATTACATTAGACGTTTAAACAGATATGTAAGAAAAAATAAACTTCCTGCTCTTAAATACATTTATGTAACCGAGTATGAAGAGGATGAGAAGAAAGGTAAAAAAAGGGTACACCATCACATAGTAATGAATTTCCGAGATAGAGATGCAGCGGAAAAAATTTGGGATAAGGGAGGTAGGACACACAGTAGACGATTGCAGACTGATGATTATGGTCTGGAAGGACTAGCCAGATACATAACAAAAGATTCTAAAAATTCAAAGAGATATACAACAAGCAGAAATTTAGAAAAACCTAAAATTACTATAGCAGATAGCAAAATGACAAAAAGGAAAGCGGAGAGGATAGCCAGAGATCAGAATTTAGCAAGTGACATATTCGAAAAGTTATATGAGGGATACATATTTAATGACATTGATATAAAGTATAGCAAATTTGTGAGTGGGGCTTATCTGTATGTAAGGATGCGGCAGAGGGATAAGCCTCATATGAGGGAAAAGAATCGGAAAAGCAAAGGAGGTTTAGAGATTGCCTAA
- a CDS encoding VRR-NUC domain-containing protein: MPKSKIPTASESVEQIYLFRWATLSSGAMPELDLMYHIPNGGKRDIATAKRLKAEGVKAGVPDICLPVPRGVYHGLYIELKAGENKTTRKQNEWLEALDNNGYFTAVCYGWEEASKVITNYLKNGGSRENV; encoded by the coding sequence TTGCCTAAAAGCAAAATTCCAACAGCAAGTGAGAGCGTAGAGCAAATATATTTGTTTAGATGGGCTACATTATCATCTGGTGCTATGCCAGAGCTTGATCTAATGTACCATATACCTAATGGTGGAAAGAGGGATATTGCTACAGCGAAGAGACTCAAAGCGGAAGGAGTAAAAGCAGGTGTACCGGATATATGCTTACCAGTACCTAGGGGTGTATATCATGGACTATATATAGAACTAAAGGCAGGCGAGAATAAAACGACACGAAAACAAAACGAATGGTTAGAGGCATTAGATAATAACGGATATTTTACAGCAGTATGTTACGGCTGGGAGGAAGCCTCAAAGGTTATTACAAATTACTTGAAAAATGGAGGTAGCAGAGAAAATGTTTAA